One Carya illinoinensis cultivar Pawnee chromosome 5, C.illinoinensisPawnee_v1, whole genome shotgun sequence genomic window, acGTTTACTTTTAAACTTCAAATCTTTCATGTGATATTACTACACGAAAAACTTTTATACGTGGCTAGTAATTATTTACCACAAAAATAACAATTTCTTATCAAAATGAGTCTATATTAATTCTCGTCGCAAATAATTCGTAATAAatcatcatttttctttgaatgtgttatgaaatcataatattatatatatatatatatatatacacacacttgtgAGAATTAGATAATGAGATGATCAACGAACAAATtaggaaataaaaaatagaagatcGACATTATGAGAATTAATTTAAGGCAATTTTGATAGCTAGATCAGTAGTACGTACGTACTTAATTCGAACCTAGAAGTGATCAAGTAATTAATTAGGAAATTAATCAGCACAACATATATAGTACTCTGATCAACTAGCTCTAAGCTGATCATCTAATTAGCAAATTAACAATattaaatgatgatgatgatagtcTGAGTTAACTCTGATCATCTAGCAGTTCATcaagaaacaaattaaataccATCAAGGCCAGCCAACATGATATAAAATCAAGTGACAACCAGATCAAATCAAGTTTGAGACACACATGAAGCTGCATGCTGATCTcaactactactactacttctTCCCAATTGCATGTCCAGTACTGTCACTGCAATATTGTAATCGATTGGAAATAGTTTACATCATCCCTGCAAcaatatcatatatagtatataagatCAAGGTAAACAAATCAATCTGGCTGagagatcatgatcatgatatatatatatatatatatatatatgtatatataaatatatatatatgtatatatgtatgaaaaCTACTCATGtcctgctatatatatatatatatatatcagaataGATCAGAAGTCTTACATTAATTATTTGTGCCACCAGAAACTGATCCAGCTGCTGAATTTGGAATGTACCTAGCCCACTAATTATAATGCCCAAGAAAATCAGTTTAGATAATATCATGTACTCCGAGGAAGACGTTCTAGATCGATCAGAGATGACACACGTACGTACACATGATTTGTATAAACCCTTGAATGAAAAATGAGTAGTACTACTACTGATGATGTTGAAAATCAACTTACATTTTTTGCTGCCGTGCTAAAAGCTTCTCGATGTGGTATCTCGGGGTTAGCAGATTTGATGCGCTGTATCTCCTCCCTTTCAAAATTGCATAAATTGAAACACATACATCACTACTCTAATTTCTTTCATAGTACTATAAAACTATTAACAGTAACTGAACCTCAAAAAGCACTAATTGTATTAAGATTCAGTACTAGTAGTTCATGTAGCagtactagctagctagaagTAGTGGTAAAATAATCAGTGAGAAAAGGACTTCCCCTTACTTCATGAATCGGTTGTAAGCAGATGGAAGCCTGTGCTTCTTCTCAGGCGCtgcataaataaaaataaaaaaccgatATAAATtcgagaagagaaaaaaaaaaagaggaagaaaaaattaaGGATATATATAGCTTTATATATAGGATTCACTGGGTAGGGTAGAAAAGTTGAAGGTTATCTACGTTTCACAACAAAGGGTGCTTTGGGAGACAACGGCTCGCTTGTTGATGAGGACGATGAAGAGGATTGGCCCTTTCTGAAATCATTGCAAAAGCCCTGCTTCTCCATGAAACGCAGACAGTACCCTTCCAATATTAGTGATCAGAAATATCCTGTATTTCTTCATTTAAATCATGTTATACGAGATATATACTTGTTTTGAAGCCTGAAGAGAGTGTCAAAAGGTTATATATGCTATGATCTTCAGCTGGCGTCTTCATGAATATTTAAATCACTTACGTCTAAAGAAGGATAATGAACTTAGCCGGTGCTGCTAGCTGTCTTTCCTAACATTAGTTTTACTAattttgggaaacagaaaaagatGCTATTTCAGATTTTTCTTCTGAATGCATGCGTAGGTCTTGGGGTACGTAAAGCGAGAATTCGTccctttttttggttgtttgggGGGGTTGGAGTGAGTCGCAAGAACACGAGTATATATGTTGGAGATCTAAGACTTATAATTACCTGAAGGGAGAGTGGGAGGTCAAGACATTGGCCTTGGAGTGGAGCTCTGGTGCTGATAAAAGAAAGGTTACTGCAGTGACCACATTTGACAGTCACTGTGTCCAGTAACCTCTTGATTGGAATCCCAACCTAGCATATACAAGAAGATCATACAACAGTTCAAGACATGAGAGATAAATTACAAAGCGGAGGAATCAGATCATGATCACCTGCTAACTACAAGATGCAAATTTGAGTCTAAACTCTTTTTCAACATATAGCAGTACGTACACCAGTGCCATTAATATTTCAGTAAATAAGACTTTGTGTTTAATACTTTATGGAAAATGTGCTAGGATTCATGCGGAAAGGAGAGAAGAAAAACAGAGAAGggatatatattttctatatccTACCTCTATTTTTCGCGAAAATTCACCGTCCTCaagaaaatgacatttcttcTGATATGCGTAGAAATCAAACGAGttcttttttgttgaaaaaatagatgaaaaaggTTAATCTTTTAGTTTCTCTCTACACAGTACTTAATAAGATTGTGGGGTTGGATCGAGAACAGTATGTGGATGAGCATAATTTATAAGAACAAACTTACCGCAAGAACAGTGTAGCAGAAGTTGCACCGGACATAGCAGAGATGCTCTGATGGTGGAGCCAAGTCCATTGTTACTTTCTCTTCTAGGTTCATAGTGgagaaaagggaagaagaagatgaaagatgaagaagtgagGTTTGAAGTCTGAAAGGTAAGAGCTAGGCCGGGAAAGTTCTAGGGTTTGTGATAATAGGAGGAGCTGGATATATGGTAATTAATTTAGCGGATGTGCTGGAATAGCTTGAGGGGAAAAAACATATATGTCTAGGGTTACTACACGAGCAGTGTACCTCCGCTGCTGCACTTTGCAGACATGAGCTGACACTAAAGCGACTGACGTCCAAATCTCGTCGTTTTCTCGTGTATGCATGTGGGAATTCAAGCCCATGTTCTGataaattttcatttcacttaaaaaaaaaaaaaaaaaacccaaatcttTGGGTGAACACTATCTTTTCAAAAATGAAATACTACAAAATGGAAGTGTTGAGGAGATTTTCCCGAGCCCCAGACCCACGAGGATTGGCCCAGATCAGACATCTAATCAGTTTTcatttcacttaaaaaaaaaaaaaacccaaatcttTGGGTGAACACTATCTTTTCAAAAATGAAATACTACAAAATGGAAGTGTTGAGGAGATTTTTCCCGAGCCCCAGACCCATGAGGATTGGCCCAGATTAGATATCTAGAAGACTTGAGAAACCTGATCTAGACCCACAAAATCTCCCAGCAACCCGAATGGGACCCAAGGCCCATGGAAGTTAGACGTGCTTGTCCGGGTCAGAATGAAACGTTACACAAAGAATGCGGGAAGCTAAATCAGAGGAAAGGGAAGGAAGCAAGCCAAAGAGAGGGGACGAGACTCCAAATCAACACAGGAAAATCATGCCACATTAAAAGATTCATCAGACAATTATGCTGCATTAATGATTGAACCCAGAAGGTCACGCTACATTAAAGGTGGTATGGCAAAAGAAGTTCCAGGAGAACTTTCCTTCCCCCCAAGTCGCAGGGTATGGCCCCTGAGGCTGAGTATATAAAGTCCCTCAACCCTCACGTAAATGGATCATCTTATCTCTCTAATCAAATTCTCTCTATTAAGCATTTTTACTTACTAAATTTTCTACTTTCCAAAACACCGAAGAATTATCGCTAACCTAGGCATCGAAGGTTTCGTAGGTCATCCCAGGGCCACCCTTTCTTACTCTATTTGTCATTGCAGGTCCAAAAAACCGAAAACCTGGACTGTTGAGAACCTAACCCTTAGTCGTACGAAACACGTTGTTGACATGAAGAATTAGGATAATTTGGAGATCACGTGTAAAATGTTTTTCCCATTATTTCATTTACCACATTGATCGACAAGAAATTATGCAAGTTGTAGCTTGAATATATAAAGTCTCCATTCACTAAAAACAATGACCATTTATAACGAATTATATATGACGAGAATTACTATTTGCAATTAAAAcatactcattttaaaaaagaataatcatTTATGCAGGAAAGAACTAACTAGTCACAACAGAACAGTTTTCTCGTGATCATATTTTTCAACATatcatatcaatatattatatacatatatatatatatataatatatgtatgattGAGAATAACATGATAACATTTGATAATCTATTTCGATAACCCGTTTTGGATAAGTGATATCATGTATCCGAGCCTGCAGATCATAATTCAAAGAGTAGTACTGAATAGTCAATTATATTATTGGACTATTATTGATCAACACCGTGACGGAGCCCATGGATATTAATTGATGTCTAGCGTAGTACTACGTGTATCGATCGATCTACTCATGCATGCGAGTTTGTTGGTTATTTTACCCCTCCAGTTTCCATTTTCATCACTTTATAATTCATTACATGAATCCGAAAGTACTACAAGCTGGCAGGGACATAATTGTGGAATTCAATCCCTTTGCATGCAGTGAGATGTCAATGAATTAAGTCGCCCGCGCGCCTAGCTAGCTACCCCCATACGATGATCATATCGATCGAGCTAGGCCAGACAAtgcatatataatgtataattattgataaaaacagtattttggtcattaactaaaacaaaaattctatataatacaTGATATTGAGATCATGAAAAtggaaatacatatataatacgtACTCACATGATTCGTGCAGTACTTGCTAAGGTAGATCAAAAGTGAATCTCCTTAAAAGAAGATCGAGGTAAAAAACCTCGATCTGCTTGTCCATGGGCTTGATCATGAGTAGTACTACTACTGGTCATGACTACTAGATATATTCATGTTCGgttcataaatattatatatagatcaatGAGGATACGCATGCTAGCTAGCTCTTCCAAGCTGGGGATCAATATGTACGTACTCCGGATCTAGATCAATCCATGCATCTAGTATTCTCAGTCTCAGAAATAGATTCAAATATATTCGAGTAGGTAGGAACATTCTTAATTCGTCTGCATTGAAAGTTTGTGGGGTTGAGAACAGGGCATGCAATATTGTTGCATGCCGTATGTTGGATAGCGCGATTTCATATATTTTGTTAATGTCGACAGATTGAATGTAACTCAACTTTCATCATTTGAAACCAAGCATGAACGATTGCATTTGCACCCACGATCGACGTTCTGGAATCgtttttttatatacatataatatgatTGCACCACGAAGTCGTAGATCGACTTGTTTTCAgtctagcatatatatatatatatgtagatcaACTAAAAGCTAGCTAGAAAAGTAGTCGTATGAAATTGCTTTCAAAGAGTGAGATACCCTTGATCTCGtacaagataaatatatatttgaacaagctagtatatatatatatatttatatgcccTTCACGTAAGAACGATACTTACCGGCCGGCCCccacaagaaaaacaaaacaaaaaactacaAGATCCAAAGAaaccagaaaaattaaaaagaaaccgTAGCTGCCCTGCCTGGGTTCATATAttagg contains:
- the LOC122311485 gene encoding protein CRABS CLAW isoform X2, coding for MNLEEKVTMDLAPPSEHLCYVRCNFCYTVLAVGIPIKRLLDTVTVKCGHCSNLSFISTRAPLQGQCLDLPLSLQQGFCNDFRKGQSSSSSSSTSEPLSPKAPFVVKPPEKKHRLPSAYNRFMKEEIQRIKSANPEIPHREAFSTAAKNWARYIPNSAAGSVSGGTNN
- the LOC122311485 gene encoding protein CRABS CLAW isoform X1; this translates as MNLEEKVTMDLAPPSEHLCYVRCNFCYTVLAVGIPIKRLLDTVTVKCGHCSNLSFISTRAPLQGQCLDLPLSLQKQGFCNDFRKGQSSSSSSSTSEPLSPKAPFVVKPPEKKHRLPSAYNRFMKEEIQRIKSANPEIPHREAFSTAAKNWARYIPNSAAGSVSGGTNN
- the LOC122311485 gene encoding protein CRABS CLAW isoform X3 gives rise to the protein MNLEEKVTMDLAPPSEHLCYVRCNFCYTVLAVGIPIKRLLDTVTVKCGHCSNLSFISTRAPLQGQCLDLPLSLQGFCNDFRKGQSSSSSSSTSEPLSPKAPFVVKPPEKKHRLPSAYNRFMKEEIQRIKSANPEIPHREAFSTAAKNWARYIPNSAAGSVSGGTNN